One stretch of Daphnia pulicaria isolate SC F1-1A chromosome 6, SC_F0-13Bv2, whole genome shotgun sequence DNA includes these proteins:
- the LOC124344099 gene encoding DNA-directed RNA polymerase, mitochondrial-like: MISCRKCLATLASYHLKGFQLSRTMIAIRANCIKTTCETRNSPGHRNFSISNPNSRATIKSQDQNSDPQKIGDEEIELHEEETEESHNTYLLPNFLTEPASEGTEVLLDGVPKIVSEEKILKTNREIKSAKAQAKKAEKKLRDHLQSEDAKATAIELQKKKEIAFRLSLKSYVTMCMQQGMVYKAMLLLRNYHEEVKHFKSSEVYDAMLREASVCCSWKLIKEIVTMMEEGGIPFTLESFAACFIGLGLKSERESGLEAISENLLDKMEICDLNVDDIFKTCKFLGNHRELAIKGIRLGLPDFEPEFSSTPLTYTTPLLTSLNDTHVESAIPSNVEGLLKEDNLKKLATQQLDSEMSGAVFIQSITNSNSVSVNNQAISEMEKLEQEWIPVLREAIIRDMQMCKAQFEATRRKTLHIYPFLSALSTEDYVRLLTQEVQMLSGTSELFSPSMHLFCRNLGFKVIRETRIQRKKENGQLEKFQLLYDKYCQWYMNPTKDGQLCNPRQMWQQLVTQHQMEGCDLDYESIFWPHTVVLAVGQFLYNIILSNLKIADPTNTDGKLSPAFYVVYRTKGVRSLREIKPHPQLVKFYDEIRKKKLSFDSSLLPMLSPPLPWSSHKCGGYLVTDVSLVRLPAHASKQRLRLANTPPQQLYPALDALNALGSIPWRINGAILDLVIQIFNANGSKKLHIPQPPSALAIPSPVAAEADGSHKVKAYRDRIAFKRQKAEMYSLWCDSLYRLSLANHFRDKVFWLPHNMDFRGRVYPCSPHLTHLSHDMARSLLFFAQGKPLGADGFNWLKLHVINLTGTKKREPISERYAYAEKIMPEILDSADNPLTGRQWWVNSDEPWQTLAACMEVANALRCPEGPEAYVCHLPIHQDGSCNGLQHYAALGRDTVGAESVNLTPADRPQDVYSNVANLVERERSKDAANNVEIAQLLAGLINRKIIKQTVMTTVYGVTRYGARLQIAKQLKELPSLTPEQVQVGSVYLADKTFQSLQDMFTSAKDIQDWFTESAKLISTVAGESVEWITPIGLPVVQSYNNNPYDEASRPNAIKQRNAFPPNFIHSLDSSHMMLTALYCQRKGITFASIHDCFWTHPCTVAEMNKICRQQFVSLHSQPILEDLSKFLVSQFAVRASGADAVDDDTPKGLARHRLNQIISEVPRRGMFDLRLVLDSVYFFS, translated from the exons ATGATATCTTGTCGAAAATGTTTGGCTACACTAGCCAGTTATCACCTAAAAG GTTTCCAGTTGTCTAGAACTATGATTGCAATTCGAGCCAATTGTATCAAAACAACATGTGAAACCAGAAATAGTCCTGGCCACAGAAACTTCTCTATATCAAATCCAAATTCTAGAGCAACTATTAAAAGTCAAGATCAAAATAGTGACCCACAGAAAATAGGTGATGAAGAAATCGAACTACATGAAGAAGAGACTGAAGAAAGCCACAACACTTATTTGCTGCCAAACTTTTTAACTGAACCAGCAAGTGAAGGAACAGAGGTTCTATTAGATGGGGTCCCAAAGATAGTAtctgaagaaaaaattctaaaaaccaACCGGGAAATCAAGTCTGCAAAAGCCCAAGCTAAAAAGGCTGAGAAAAAATTAAGAGACCATCTTCAGAGTGAAGATGCAAAGGCAACTGCCATTgaattacaaaagaaaaaagaaattgctttCCGATTAAGTCTCAAAAGTTACGTAACCATGTGCATGCAGCAGGGTATGGTCTACAAGGCCATGCTCTTGTTAAGAAACTACCATGAAGAGGTAAAACATTTCAAGAGCAGTGAAGTATATGATGCTATGCTCAGAGAGGCTTCTGTGTGTTGCAGCTGGAAGCTCATTAAGGAAATTGTGACAATGATGGAGGAAGGTGGTATTCCCTTTACTTTAGAATCGTTTGCCGCTTGCTTCATCGGTTTGGGCCTAAAGTCTGAACGAGAAAGCGGCTTGGAAGCCATTTCGGAAAATCTTCTAGACAAAATGGAAATTTGTGATCTAAATGTAGACGATATTTTCAAAACTTGCAAGTTCCTGGGTAATCACAGGGAACTGGCAATCAAAGGAATAAGGTTGGGTTTACCCGATTTTGAACCCGAATTTTCTTCAACTCCACTAACATACACCACACCTTTGCTGACTTCCTTAAACGACACACATGTCGAGTCGGCCATTCCATCAAACGTAGAAGGGCTGCTGAAAGAAGACAA CCTGAAAAAATTAGCCACCCAGCAACTGGATTCAGAAATGAGTGGTGCCGTGTTTATACAATCCATCACAAATTCAAACTCTGTCTCAGTGAATAACCAGGCGATAAGTGAAATGGAAAAACTGGAGCAAGAATGGATACCAGTGTTGCGAGAAGCGATTATTCGCGATATGCAAATGTGCAAGGCCCAATTTGAAGCGACACGTCGCAAGACGTTGCACATCTACCCATTTTTGTCCGCCTTATCGACTGAAGATTACGTCCGACTGCTGACTCAAGAAGTCCAAATGCTTTCAGGCACATCCGAACTCTTCTCACCAAGTATGCACCTTTTCTGTCGCAACTTGGGTTTCAAAGTAATTAGAGAAACACGCATCCAAcgtaagaaagaaaacgggCAATTGGAAAAGTTTCAACTTCTTTATGACAAATACTGTCAGTGGTATATGAATCCGACAAAAGACGGCCAACTGTGTAACCCTAGGCAGATGTGGCAGCAACTTGTGACACAGCATCAAATGGAAGGATGTGACTTGGATTATGAGTCAATTTTCTGGCCACATACCGTCGTCCTCGCTGTTGGTCAATTCCTCTACAATATAATCCTGAGCAACTTGAAAATTGCCGATCCCACCAACACCGATGGGAAACTTTCACCCGCGTTCTACGTAGTTTATCGCACCAAAGGCGTCAGATccctaagagaaatcaaaccgCATCCCCAACTCGTTAAATTCTACGAC GAGATACGCAAGAAGAAATTAAGCTTCGATTCTTCTCTGTTGCCCATGCTTTCACCACCCTTGCCGTGGAGTTCGCATAAATGCGGAGGTTATTTGGTTACCGACGTTTCACTGGTGCGTTTACCAGCGCATGCTTCCAAACAGAGATTAAGATTGGCAAACACTCCTCCTCAACAACTTTATCCCGCGCTGGATGCATTGAACGCACTTGGATCCATTCCGTGGAGAATCAACGGCGCTATCCTAGATTTGGTTATTCAGATATTCAATGCTAATGGTAGCAAAAAACTTCATATACCTCAGCCGCCATCTGCACTAGCTATACCGTCGCCTGTTGCTGCCGAAGCCGATGGATCGCACAAAGTTAAAGCTTATCGAG ATCGAATCGCCTTCAAACGACAGAAAGCGGAGATGTATAGTTTGTGGTGTGATTCCCTTTATCGCTTATCACTTGCTAACCATTTCCGAGATAAAGTTTTCTGGCTACCACATAACATGGACTTTAG AGGTCGAGTATACCCATGTTCTCCCCATCTTACGCATCTTTCCCACGATATGGCTCGATCACTGCTCTTCTTTGCCCAGGGAAAACCTTTGGGTGCTGACGGTTTCAACTGGTTAAAACTGCATGTGATAAATTTGACTGGTACGAAGAAAAGGGAGCCGATTAGTGAACGCTATGCCTATGCCGAGAAAATAATGCCGGAAATTCTCGACTCAGCCGATAATCCTTTAACG GGAAGACAATGGTGGGTCAATTCAGATGAACCGTGGCAAACCTTAGCAGCTTGTATGGAAGTCGCAAATGCATTAAGATGTCCAGAAGGACCGGAAGCTTATGTTTGTCACTTACCTATCCATCAAGACGGATCGTGTAATGGATTACAACATTATGCAGCTTTAGGGCGAGATACAGTTGGAGCCGAAAGCGTCAATTTAACACCGGCTGATAGACCACAAGACGTTTACAGCAACGTGGCCAATCTA GTTGAAAGGGAACGTTCCAAAGATGCTGCGAATAATGTTGAAATTGCTCAACTTCTTGCTGGACTGATCAATCGGAAGATCATCAAGCAAACAGTGATGACGACAGTATACGGTGTCACGCGGTACGGTGCCCGATTACAAATTGCCAAACAGCTTAAAG AACTACCGAGTCTAACACCTGAACAAGTTCAAGTTGGATCTGTTTATTTAGCtgacaaaacatttcaaagtttACAAGACATGTTTACGTCGGCTAAAGATATTCAAGACTGGTTTACTGAAAGTGCTAAATTGATTTCAACCGTCGCCGGAGAAAGTGTCGAATGGATCACTCCGATTGGGTTACCAGTTGTGCAGTCGTACAACAATAATCCTTACGACGAAGCAAG TCGACCGAatgcgattaaacaacgcaaCGCATTCCCACCAAACTTTATTCACTCCTTGGACTCGAGCCACATGATGCTAACTGCACTGTATTGCCAACGAAAAGGCATCACTTTTGCGTCCATTCACGATTGTTTCTGGACTCATCCTTGCACTGTGGCAGAAATGAATAag atcTGTCGACAACAATTCGTCTCTCTCCACTCTCAGCCTATTTTGGAAGATCTTTCAAAGTTTTTGGTCTCACAGTTTGCCGTCCGAGCGAG tggTGCCGATGCTGTTGACGATGACACGCCCAAAGGACTTGCAAGACACAGATTGAATCAAATTATAAGTGAAGTGCCTAGACGCGGTATGTTTGATTTGCGCCTTGTTCTCGACTCGGTCTACttcttttcctga
- the LOC124344257 gene encoding uncharacterized protein LOC124344257, whose protein sequence is MTVAQVRINGKGHHLCLSRALQASLEEEIYADVRIVVFESAFLNDGNHPLRANSAVLAAASPILANILKERTEDDEVVLILDGYQHNDISNLLQYIYTGQAHINRQEEQSFRDLLKQLHVGSFAKPLPNKNISTCSMTSKVELTQTRPKQMTVEIPLNQNKTVISDNKKREKYPAKYFKKLPVYPTRPLQLPKREITLQDPLRNQLDIVNPDGMRNGSVFEKTCLKFNLLTEANAVVGNLLDYPRMSDRLGIYFDPQLFSYYRALVRALPPIRIFLQIQDDEPDSESECEESPTVKKCTKVYPPARKRDIFQVRQQRNSFFSSRLPVKTMCCVNGKAHIILDGQPIRLDPFIKAIEYPLLVHANQQCHQEQSQQEDEISVEVETEARRKRVLLSTLNRLKKDHSRAKEVAHNILNASSSRNEDETGDLETAGTSKKGSQNMVICEICGKLISASWIRVHFANHQGEKNYLCEHCGRSFASANLLKSHVHYQHNNQLDLIKCSICGKSFTKKSRLEIHMRIHSDTRPYRCIVPECGKRFHTNGNLRKHSFVHTGEKPHRCVICDKSFAQSTNLRLHMRTHQHLLDQGPNFGGAQRVRKPEAIFGCEFCPMTFHRIRHFNAHRATHTGEQTTLPCTICQQQFPNINELKQHKRTEHPGTVHQCSLCDKSFFKKTAMQRHQATHTEEPAPKPNFPCQHCNSQFTTSAARTVHERTHTGERPFKCPTCAKSFTSKYNFRQHLRMHSEERPFKCSQCNKAFRQPQHLRAHTYTHKNTEEPVPCPICGKMFRNKILVMSHKRIHKQAKVDQPTTNQEILQQEASLQFVDSNMEFVNILVLAEDVKELTQSTVGGHDLLQHRQKIQALSEETNQYLKKNVYQNYMQFIETAKEISYLESEMYQLSHLLTEQRSLIVTLLENSLLGDKAPGLRGVEKPEIKAKFNAEVAVNLNVNNQEGRKRLTALLEKVEGCANVVESLTRTLIHEGDMVELDPSDNCAVGRVRGFLLNDSFMIASWLPNKRGNMRYQYQALYELEGLAVINIRDLGPVKYAFKLMMFPDTRVLQCANSNDKKEWLEAFELAKQLKNKKDVSPTPSEETKDNSYDDAFNPFAEDENLPYIPNGSGSSPEVAVESIPDWVIEVADDMDVYVAQRDFEEAVSLAEKTRAFWDGASSSVVNLHRDLRLKIDSRIRQLSEVLMNELRVSPDKSLQGGPRAASRAVLLLSRLGQASQACDLFLKHRSALLKHNLRQLKTEGATTLYIKRITSLFFPFVADTGREISRVFPKNKVCASAFVVWSRNEVGKFGNNFRKHVFTSGSTLTTVAECVALVRNHSEQLIEIGLDLTFYLESELRGQVERCLRDAREKLLESIKLRALEDKWRPVNLVNKSGIARFADDLSEIGIASIHSLVYDECWVALTSNTINFSKAYLTFLDDALKMPSADSNIFVDEILHDIFQAQLKHVENSLRSGKYKGEAKFIHKNASFLIHTVLSLAQHRVEEVRLHPSPSFAKLRADFEWLANDGKKIITTIKSPASDQSFI, encoded by the exons ATGACAGTAGCCCAAGTTAGAATAAATGGAAAAGGACACCATCTGTGTTTATCTCGAGCTCTCCAGGCGTctttagaagaagaaatttacgCTGATGTCCGAATTGTGGTGTTTGAATCGGCCTTTCTTAACGATGGTAATCATCCTCTACGTGCCAATAGTGCCGTGCTTGCAGCCGCCAGCCCTATTTTagccaatattttaaaagaaagaacagaagatgatgaagtaGTCTTAATATTGGATGGTTACCAACACAATgacatttcaaatttgttgcAATACATCTACACAGGGCAAGCTCATATCAATCGCCAAGAGGAGCAGTCTTTCAGAGATTTGCTGAAACAGTTGCATGTTGGTAGTTTTGCCAAGCCTTTACCAAACAAGAATATTTCAACATGCTCAATGACGAGTAAAGTAGAGCTTACTCAGACAAGACCTAAGCAAATGACTGTTGAAATACCtctgaatcaaaacaaaacagtaaTTTctgacaataaaaaaagagaaaaatatcctgcaaaatatttcaaaaagctACCAGTTTATCCAACTAGACCTTTGCAACTTCCCAAAAGAGAAATTACTCTTCAAGATCCACTGAGAAATCAACTAGACATAGTTAATCCAGATGGGATGAGAAATGGctctgtttttgaaaaaacctgtttaaaatttaacttgTTGACGGAAGCGAATGCAGTCGTTGGTAACCTGCTGGACTATCCACGAATGTCCGATCGATTAGGAATCTATTTCGACCCACAACTATTCAGCTATTACCGGGCTTTAGTACGTGCCTTGCCACCTATACGGatctttcttcaaattcaaGATGACGAACCCGATAGCGAATCGGAATGTGAAGAATCGCcaacagtaaaaaaatgcACTAAAGTGTATCCACCTGCCCGGAAAAGAGACATCTTTCAAGTCCGCCAACAGCGCAATAGCTTTTTCAGTAGTCGATTGCCTGTCAAGACCATGTGTTGCGTTAATGGCAAGGCGCACATAATTTTAGATGGCCAGCCCATACGATTGGATCCTTTCATCAAAGCAATTGAATATCCGTTGCTAGTTCATGCCAACCAACAGTGCCATCAAGAACAATCTCAGCAGGAAGATGAGATCTCTGTGGAGGTGGAAACTGAAGCTCGACGGAAGCGTGTTTTACTCAGCACGCTCAATCGTCTTAAGAAAGACCATTCCCGTGCTAAAGAAGTTGCCCATAACATTTTGAACGCTTCATCCTCCAGGAACGAAGATGAGACTGGTGACTTGGAAACTGCAGGGACATCCAAGAAAGGATCTC AGAATATGGTGATTTGTGAAATATGTGGTAAACTCATCTCAGCTTCATGGATTCGCGTTCACTTTGCTAACCATCAG gGAGAGAAGAACTATCTGTGCGAACATTGTGGACGTTCCTTTGCATCGGCTAACCTGCTGAAATCGCACGTTCATTACCAACACAACAATCAATTAGACCTGATAAAATGCAGTATCTGTGGAAAATCTTTCACCAAAAAATCCAG ACTTGAGATTCATATGAGGATCCACAGTGACACGAGGCCTTATCGTTGTATAGTGCCCGAATGTGGGAAAAGATTTCATACAAATGGCAATCTGAGGAAGCATTCTTTCGTGCATACTGGAGAAAAACCACACAGATGTGTCATTTGTGATAAATCGTTCGCTCag TCTACCAATTTGCGATTGCATATGCGCACCCATCAGCATTTGTTGGATCAAGGACCAAATTTTGGTGGTGCACAGCGCGTTCGTAAACCAGAAGCCATTTTCGGTTGCGAATTTTGCCCCATGACGTTTCACCGCATCCGACATTTCAATGCCCATCGTGCGACGCATACGGGCGAACAGACCACGCTGCCCTGTACTATCTGCCAACAGCAATTTCCTAACATTAACGAATTGAAGCAACATAAAAGAACTGAACATCCTGGAACG gTTCACCAGTGCTCGCTTTGTGacaaatcttttttcaaaaagacag CCATGCAACGACACCAGGCTACGCATACGGAAGAACCTGCTCCAAAGCCAAATTTTCCTTGTCAACACTGTAATTCACAGTTTACTACTTCCGCGGCAAGAACTGTACATGAAAGGACACATACGGGAGAGCGCCCATTCAAATGCCCAACATGTGCCAAAAGCTTTACATCTAAA TACAACTTCCGGCAACATTTACGGATGCATTCGGAAGAAAGACCTTTTAAGTGCAGTCAATGCAACAAAGCTTTCAGACAGCCACAACATCTCAG GGCTCACACATATACTCACAAGAACACTGAGGAGCCTGTGCCTTGCCCAATTTGTG gtAAAATGTTCAGGAATAAAATTCTAGTAATGTCTCACAAGCGGATCCATAAACAAGCCAAAGTTGACCAACCAACTACTAACCAGGAAATTTTGCAACAAGAAGCTAGTCTTCAGTTTGTCGACAGCAATATGGAATTTGTCAACATTTTGGTTTTAGCTGA agaCGTTAAAGAGCTTACACAGAGTACGGTGGGCGGTCACGATTTACTACAACACAGGCAGAAAATTCAAGCCCTATCCGAAGAGACAAATcaatatcttaaaaaaaatgtttatcaaAATTATATGCAATTCATTGAAACAGCTAAGGAGATTTCAT ATTTGGAAAGTGAAATGTACCAACTCTCTCATTTGTTGACTGAGCAACGTTCCTTGATAGTGACACTCTTGGAAAACTCTTTACTTGGTGACAAAGCTCCTGGACTTAGGGGTGTTGAGAAACCTGAAATAAAAGCCAAGTTCAATGCTGAAGTTGCAGTTAACTTGAATGTAAACAATCAGGAAGGTAGAAAGCGTCTAACTGCACTCTTAGAAAAAGTTGAAGGCTGTGCT AATGTTGTGGAATCTCTTACAAGGACTTTAATTCATGAAGGAGATATGGTGGAATTGGATCCGTCCGATAATTGCGCAGTCGGAAGAGTTCGTGGGTTTCTACTAAATGATAGTTTTATGATTGCTTCATGGCTTCCTAACAA acgGGGCAATATGCGATATCAGTATCAAGCACTGTATGAACTGGAAGGCTTAGCAGTAATCAATATTCGTGATCTGGGCCCTGTCAAATATGCGTTTAAATTAATGATGTTTCCAGATACGCGAGTGCTTCAGTGCGCTAATTCAAACGACAAG AAAGAGTGGCTTGAAGCTTTTGAGTTAGCCAAGCAgctaaagaataagaaagacgTTAGCCCAACGCCTTCGGAAGAAACAAAGGACAATAGCTATGACGACGCATTCAATC CTTTTGCAGAGGACGAGAATTTGCCTTATATTCCTAACGGAAGTGGAAGCAGCCCAGAAGTTGCCGTTGAGTCTATTCCCGATTGGGTTATAGAAGTGGCCGACGACATGGACGTCTATGTAGCACAGCGAGACTTTGAAGAAGCTGTTTCATTGGCAGAGAAAACCCGAGCATTTTGGGACGGTGCCTCTTCCAGTGTGGTCAACCTGCATCGTGATTTGAG attgaaaattGATAGTCGGATTCGCCAGTTGAGCGAAGTTTTAATGAATGAGTTGCGCGTTTCTCCAGACAAATCCCTACAGGGAGGACCAAGAGCAGCTTCACGTGCCGTCCTTTTACTCTCTAGATTAGGCCAGGCATCACAAGCTTGCGATCTTTTCCTCAAACATCGCTCTGCTCTGCTAAAGCACAATCTCCGTCAGCTAAAAACAGAGGGAGCCACAACCCTGTACATCAAAAGAATAACgagtcttttctttccttttgttgCGGACACTGGTCGAGAAATATCTCGTGTGTTTCCTAAAAACAAAGTTTGCGCTTCCG cctTTGTTGTTTGGTCGCGGAATGAAGTCGgaaaatttggaaataatttcaGAAAGCATGTCTTCACATCAGGCTCAACACTGACGACGGTCGCTGAATGCGTCGCTCTAGTGAGGAACCATTCTGAACAG CTCATTGAAATTGGATTGGATTTGACTTTCTATTTGGAAAGTGAACTCCGTGGTCAAGTGGAGCGATGTTTGCGCGATGCCCGTGAGAAGCTTTTGGAATCTATTAAGCTTCGTGCTCTTGAAGATAAATGGCGACCGGTGAACCTCGTCAACAAGAGTGGAATTGCAAGATTTGCTGATGATTTGAGCGAAATAGGAATTGCATCAATTCATTCTTTGGTTTATG ATGAATGCTGGGTGGCTCTAACAAGCAACACAATTAATTTTTCGAAGGCCTACTTGACTTTCCTGGATGACGCGCTGAAGATGCCCTCAGCAGATAGCAACATTTTTGTTGATGAGATCTTGCATGATATTTTCCAAGCCCAACTGAAGCACGTGGAAAACTCTTTGCGCTCGGGCAAATACAAGGGGGAG GCAAAATTCATCCATAAAAATGCCTCATTTTTAATACATACTGTTCTGTCGCTAGCTCAGCATAGGGTTGAAGAGGTTCGGCTTCATCCGAGTCCTTCATTCGCGAAATTGCGGGCAGATTTTGAATGGTTAGCTAATGATGGCAAGAAAATAATTACTACCATTAAATCTCCTGCATCTGATCAGTCTTTTATTTAA